The following proteins come from a genomic window of Drosophila sulfurigaster albostrigata strain 15112-1811.04 chromosome X, ASM2355843v2, whole genome shotgun sequence:
- the LOC133848962 gene encoding syntaxin-binding protein 5 isoform X1, with protein MKKFTFKGVLDGFRQTVQPQAIRQEQEIQEQLKADHFTLKKTFRHGFPFSPTSFAFDPVQKLLAIGDKSGYIRILGRPGVDAHAKHEGESECAVLFAQFLVNEGALVTVTADDTIHLWNIRQKTPRIVQSLKFQRERVTCIHLPVGSKWLYVGTEKGNIHVVHIDTFALSGYIINWNKAIEVVRTSHPGAVIALCDNPLDANKLLIAFECGLLVLWDLKAKCAEIRWQAAEAVKSLAWHYEGKYFVSSHTDGSICSWPTKPQPKPQSQVCPHAKINKDGNAEKCKPIYKVDLKSSTTGETFTIFSGGMPSEKGSKSNCITVMVGKTTTVLEMEHAVCDFITLCENPWPCETQEPYAIAVLLQYDLVLIDLLTPGFPCFESPYPMDLHESPVTCCTYLTDCPSDLVPAFYSVGRTTTSKKTGFSEREWPISGGEWSPASCSYSEIVITGHQDGSLKFWDSGAGTLQILYKLKTAKMFEKPRHVSHATDSDNPLAVHLIFLCSESRRLCVAGAMGQVMLFKFRKVESTSEVLVLEIPILYENFDDNYGTSPECDFLTGHQVQKTESSDSDKTECTLKVRFGAQRKPPGFQSQLVCLTTGPNRRTVQVTSLCINSSYGLMAYGTEYGLVIIDIIQKICLLSVACPDLYGAHDPYSRTPKSPKRIESKEEQSRSPSSDQLNDTTSPDSPSIEFIPEANEASVCGAAPGSGAAAAADSSASASRPTSPLAIEQVINSSKEMLISGAQAQMGTAAALAATKSPQRDEAAAATAPKAELQDRRKSMSWKTFNLKRQLSKVNMKIGGSLNQELEAIKSGSSSIFYATPKESSPEGASEEATPGEALECREDDVGLAAATAMLNCDTEAQQQQAAVTPTPTQKRVDFEQPPESGERPSNLPLSEQQQQQQQAPLKPTRQKFKEKARDQRLLSVPNIKYQPREQRAGLGIGISSAASGGSGSGGRVNKNDVSPMMSGSLSKKIHKLDGTFSRSRSSSMSSIDMSSSESVTCLAFIESYAKRNDILSLVPTLWIGTSFGSILTLFITMPERDMRKSQPVLVTINGGPVVRLKGSITSMSFLDSYGSIIPYTFEPWRDENRDKKDRTPTKSSSRTSPTFTPTTANTISNTSVAGGAGAAGGGAAGSAGAGGGGASGGSGSAPGGATGAAAGSGGGGGGGSSAGGISGGISSSSASSSGISGSVSTGLETLTDRQYIVIASEKQTKVFDVANQCCINRIQLSEMDFAVKAETITMKDGSCLATYLSNGHLMVHSLPSLKLLLDTDFLPLMDLSFQTKCKQGIVDPMLSIWGQQIIVHEDTTQISKIFCFSHKGHGLYMASPTEIQKFTISSEFCQFILEMMGELYTVHEMPEQPKEGFFKGLFGGGAKLLDREELFGEQSGKANRSVARHIPGPNLEQLGQRASTAASEISRAHQLAMERGEKLNLLEERAERMANTAQDFSGTAHQLMLKYKDKKWYQL; from the exons atgaaaaagttcaCATTCAAAGGAGTTCTGGATGGATTTCGACAAACCGTACAGCCTCAAGCCATACGACAGGAGCAGGAGATCCAGGAGCAATTGAAGGCCGATCATTTCACACTCAAGAAa ACCTTTCGCCATGGCTTCCCATTTTCACCCACATCCTTTGCCTTCGATCCAGTACAAAAACTATTAGCGATTGGTGATAAATCCGGCTATATACGCAT CTTGGGACGACCGGGCGTTGACGCACATGCCAAACATGAGGGTGAATCCGAGTGCGCTGTGCTCTTTGCCCAATTCCTGGTCAATGAGGGAGCCCTGGTCACAGTCACCGCCGATGACACCATACACTTGTGGAACATACGCCAAAAGACGCCGCGCATAGTGCAGAGCCTCAAATTTCAGCGCGAGAG gGTCACATGCATACACTTGCCCGTGGGCAGCAAATGGCTGTACGTGGGCACTGAGAAGGGAAACATACACGTCGTTCACATAGATACATTTGCACTTAGTGGATATATTATTAACTGGAATAAAGCAATTGAAGT GGTTAGAACTAGTCATCCAGGTGCTGTGATTGCGTTATGTGATAATCCATTGGATGCAAACAAG TTGCTTATTGCATTTGAGTGTGGGCTGCTTGTGTTATGGGATCTGAAAGCGAAATGCGCTGAGATACGATGGCAGGCAGCCGAGGCGGTTAAATCATTGGCCTGGCATTATGAGGGCAAATACTTTGTATCATCGCACACAGATGGTTCCATTTGTTCTTGGCCCACCAAGCCGCAGCCGAAGCCCCAGTCCCAAGTTTGTCCGCATG CAAAAATCAACAAGGATGGCAATGCGGAAAAATGCAAACCGATTTATAAAGTTGACTTGAAGTCCAGCACAACTGG CGAAACCTTTACAATTTTCTCTGGCGGCATGCCATCGGAGAAGGGCTCAAAGTCGAATTGCATCACCGTTATGGTGGGTAAGACCACAACTGTTCTGGAAATGGAGCATGCCGTTTGCGATTTCATTACGCTCTGCGAAAATCCCTGGCCCTGCG AAACACAGGAGCCATATGCGATAGCTGTGCTGCTTCAATATGACTTAGTATTAATAGACTTATTAACGCCCGGTTTTCCATGTTTTGAATCGCCTTATCCAATGGACTTACACGAATCACCTGTTACATGTTGCACATATTTAACCGATTGCCCATCGGATTTGGTTCCTGCTTTCTATTCT GTTGGTCGCACAACGACAAGTAAAAAAACGGGCTTCTCGGAGCGTGAATGGCCCATATCTGGCGGGGAATGGTCACCTGCCTCCTGCAGTTATTCGGAGATTGTTATCACAGGACATCAGGACGGCAGTCTCAAGTTTTGGGACTCCGGCGCTGGCACACTCCAG ATTCTGTACAAACTGAAGACAGCCAAGATGTTTGAGAAGCCGCGTCACGTCAGCCACGCGACCGACAGCGATAATCCATTGGCTGtgcatttgatatttttgtgctCGGAGTCACGTCGCCTCTGTGTCGCCGGTGCGATGGGTCAGGTAATGTTGTTCAAATTTCGCAAGGTCGAATCGACATCGGAGGTCCTGGTGCTCGAGATACCAATACTCTATGAGAATTTTGATGACAATTATGGCACCAGTCCCGAATGCGATTTCCTAACCGGACATCAGGTGCAAAAAACCGAATCAAGTGATTCAGATAAG ACGGAGTGCACGCTCAAGGTGCGTTTTGGGGCTCAGCGTAAGCCGCCGGGATTTCAATCCCAATTGGTTTGTTTGACCACGGGGCCGAATCGTCGCACCGTGCAGGTTACCTCGTTGTGCATCAACTCTAGCTATGGCTT AATGGCTTATGGTACCGAATATGGACTTGTCATAATTGATATAATCCAAAAAATTTGCCTATTGAGTGTTGCATGTCCCGATCTGTATGGCGCACACGATCCTTACTCGCGAACACCAAAAAGTCCCAAACGCATTGAGAGCAAAGAGGAGCAAAGTCGTTCGCCCAGTTCCGATCAG CTTAACGACACCACAAGTCCGGACAGTCCATCGATCGAATTCATACCGGAGGCAAACGAGGCGTCTGTTTGCGGTGCGGCACCAGGATCaggagcagcggcagcggcggacTCATCAGCATCGGCATCGCGACCAACGTCGCCGCTGGCCATCGAACAGGTGATCAACAGCAGTAAGGAGATGCTGATCAGTGGCGCTCAGGCGCAGATGGGAACAGCGGCTGCATTGGCGGCCACCAAAAGTCCGCAGCGAGATGAGGCAGCGGCGGCGACGGCGCCAAAAGCTGAGCTGCAAGATCGCCGCAAGTCGATGTCATGGAAAACGTTCAATTTAAAGCGTCAATTATCGAAAGTCAATATGAAGATCGGCGGCAGTCTCAATCAAGAGCTGGAGGCCATCAAGAGCGGCAGCTCATCCATTTTCTATGCCACGCCCAAAGAGAGTTCGCCCGAGGGCGCCAGCGAAGAGGCGACGCCAGGCGAAGCGCTCGAATGTCGCGAAGACGATGTCGGCTTAGCTGCAGCGACTGCAATGCTCAATTGTGATACTgaggcacaacaacagcaggcggCAGTGACGCCGACGCCAACGCAGAAGCGCGTCGATTTTGAGCAGCCGCCAGAGAGCGGAGAGCGACCCAGCAATTTGCCATTaagcgagcaacaacaacaacagcagcaggcgccATTGAAGCCAACGCGTCAGAAATTCAAAGAGAAGGCACGCGATCAACGTTTGCTCTCAGTGCCCAACATCAAATATCAGCCTAGAGAGCAACGCGCTGGCTTAGGCATTGGCATAAGCAGCGCTGCCAGCggcggcagtggcagcggTGGGCGGGTGAACAAGAACGATGTGTCGCCAATGATGAGCGGCAGTTTATCCAAAAAAATAC ATAAATTGGATGGCACATTCTCGAGATCCAGATCGTCATCAATGTCCAGCATTGATATGTCTTCCTCTGAATCTGTTACCTGTTTAGCTTTTATCGAGAGTTATGCTAAACGCAATG ATATTTTATCGCTCGTTCCTACTTTGTGGATTGGAACTAGTTTCGGTTCAATATTGACATTGTTCATCACAATGCCGGAGCGCGATATGCGCAAATCGCAGCCCGTCTTGGTTACAATTAACg GCGGTCCTGTGGTACGACTCAAAGGCTCCATTACTTCCATGTCCTTCTTGGACTCTTACGGCTCGATCATACCCTACACGTTTGAGCCTTGGCGCGATGAGAACAGGGACAAGAAAGATC GCACTCCCACTAAGAGCAGCAGCCGCACCAGTCCCACATTTACACCAACAACTGCCAATACAATATCAAACACTTCAGTTGCTGGCGGTGCGGGGGCAGCTGGCGGTGGAGCAGCGGGATCAGCGGGGGCTGGTGGCGGAGGCGCCTCTGGCGGCAGCGGAAGCGCACCTGGAGGCGCAACTGGAGCTGCAGCTGGAAGCggcggaggcggcggcggaggCAGCAGCGCAGGTGGCATCAGCGGtggcatcagcagcagcagcgccagcagcagcggcatcaGCGGCAGCGTTAGCACCGGCCTGGAAACACTCACCGATCGACAATATATCGTTATAGCCagcgaaaagcaaacaaaagtcTTCGATGTGGCAAATCAATGCTGCATCAATCGCATACAATTATCGGAAATGGATTTTGCAGTCAAGGCAGAAACTATCACGATGAAAG ATGGCTCTTGCTTAGCAACCTATCTTTCGAATGGCCATCTAATGGTACATAGTCTTCCTAGTCTAAAACTGTTATTGGATACTGATTTCTTACCGCTTATGGACTTAAG ttTTCAAACCAAATGTAAACAGGGAATTGTCGATCCAATGCTTTCGATATGGGGTCAACAGATCATTGTTCATGAAGATACAACTCA aatatcaaaaatattttgctttagtCATAAAGGTCATGGATTGTACATGGCATCGCCCACCgaaattcaaaaattcacGATATCATCGGAATTTTG TCAATTTATTTTGGAGATGATGGGTGAGTTATATACGGTACACGAAATGCCCGAACAGCCGAAGGAGGGTTTCTTTAAGGGTCTATTTGGCGGTGGCGCCAAGCTTTTGGATCGCGAGGAGTTAT TTGGTGAACAGAGCGGGAAAGCAAATCGTTCCGTTGCACGGCATATACCCGGCCCCAATTTGGAGCAGTTGGGTCAACGTGCTTCCACAGCGGCGTCGGAAATTAGCCGGGCGCATCAGTTGGCCATGGAGCGTGGCGAGAAGCTCAATTTGTTGGAGGAGCGCGCGGAGCGTATGGCCAATACAGCTCAAGATTTCAGCGGTACAGCGCATCAATTAATGCTTAAATATAAAGACAAAAAGTGGTATCAGTTGTAA
- the LOC133848962 gene encoding syntaxin-binding protein 5 isoform X2 produces the protein MKKFTFKGVLDGFRQTVQPQAIRQEQEIQEQLKADHFTLKKTFRHGFPFSPTSFAFDPVQKLLAIGDKSGYIRILGRPGVDAHAKHEGESECAVLFAQFLVNEGALVTVTADDTIHLWNIRQKTPRIVQSLKFQRERVTCIHLPVGSKWLYVGTEKGNIHVVHIDTFALSGYIINWNKAIEVVRTSHPGAVIALCDNPLDANKLLIAFECGLLVLWDLKAKCAEIRWQAAEAVKSLAWHYEGKYFVSSHTDGSICSWPTKPQPKPQSQVCPHAKINKDGNAEKCKPIYKVDLKSSTTGETFTIFSGGMPSEKGSKSNCITVMVGKTTTVLEMEHAVCDFITLCENPWPCETQEPYAIAVLLQYDLVLIDLLTPGFPCFESPYPMDLHESPVTCCTYLTDCPSDLVPAFYSVGRTTTSKKTGFSEREWPISGGEWSPASCSYSEIVITGHQDGSLKFWDSGAGTLQILYKLKTAKMFEKPRHVSHATDSDNPLAVHLIFLCSESRRLCVAGAMGQVMLFKFRKVESTSEVLVLEIPILYENFDDNYGTSPECDFLTGHQVQKTESSDSDKTECTLKVRFGAQRKPPGFQSQLVCLTTGPNRRTVQVTSLCINSSYGLMAYGTEYGLVIIDIIQKICLLSVACPDLYGAHDPYSRTPKSPKRIESKEEQSRSPSSDQINGSATATATSAAQQQQQQLQLQQQQQQQQLQLQQLQQQQQQQQQQQQQLQQQQQSFGDAQSAAATAAAAASAASTSSSAAAAASSSSGVYGADDADKLDGTFSRSRSSSMSSIDMSSSESVTCLAFIESYAKRNDILSLVPTLWIGTSFGSILTLFITMPERDMRKSQPVLVTINGGPVVRLKGSITSMSFLDSYGSIIPYTFEPWRDENRDKKDRTPTKSSSRTSPTFTPTTANTISNTSVAGGAGAAGGGAAGSAGAGGGGASGGSGSAPGGATGAAAGSGGGGGGGSSAGGISGGISSSSASSSGISGSVSTGLETLTDRQYIVIASEKQTKVFDVANQCCINRIQLSEMDFAVKAETITMKDGSCLATYLSNGHLMVHSLPSLKLLLDTDFLPLMDLSFQTKCKQGIVDPMLSIWGQQIIVHEDTTQISKIFCFSHKGHGLYMASPTEIQKFTISSEFCQFILEMMGELYTVHEMPEQPKEGFFKGLFGGGAKLLDREELFGEQSGKANRSVARHIPGPNLEQLGQRASTAASEISRAHQLAMERGEKLNLLEERAERMANTAQDFSGTAHQLMLKYKDKKWYQL, from the exons atgaaaaagttcaCATTCAAAGGAGTTCTGGATGGATTTCGACAAACCGTACAGCCTCAAGCCATACGACAGGAGCAGGAGATCCAGGAGCAATTGAAGGCCGATCATTTCACACTCAAGAAa ACCTTTCGCCATGGCTTCCCATTTTCACCCACATCCTTTGCCTTCGATCCAGTACAAAAACTATTAGCGATTGGTGATAAATCCGGCTATATACGCAT CTTGGGACGACCGGGCGTTGACGCACATGCCAAACATGAGGGTGAATCCGAGTGCGCTGTGCTCTTTGCCCAATTCCTGGTCAATGAGGGAGCCCTGGTCACAGTCACCGCCGATGACACCATACACTTGTGGAACATACGCCAAAAGACGCCGCGCATAGTGCAGAGCCTCAAATTTCAGCGCGAGAG gGTCACATGCATACACTTGCCCGTGGGCAGCAAATGGCTGTACGTGGGCACTGAGAAGGGAAACATACACGTCGTTCACATAGATACATTTGCACTTAGTGGATATATTATTAACTGGAATAAAGCAATTGAAGT GGTTAGAACTAGTCATCCAGGTGCTGTGATTGCGTTATGTGATAATCCATTGGATGCAAACAAG TTGCTTATTGCATTTGAGTGTGGGCTGCTTGTGTTATGGGATCTGAAAGCGAAATGCGCTGAGATACGATGGCAGGCAGCCGAGGCGGTTAAATCATTGGCCTGGCATTATGAGGGCAAATACTTTGTATCATCGCACACAGATGGTTCCATTTGTTCTTGGCCCACCAAGCCGCAGCCGAAGCCCCAGTCCCAAGTTTGTCCGCATG CAAAAATCAACAAGGATGGCAATGCGGAAAAATGCAAACCGATTTATAAAGTTGACTTGAAGTCCAGCACAACTGG CGAAACCTTTACAATTTTCTCTGGCGGCATGCCATCGGAGAAGGGCTCAAAGTCGAATTGCATCACCGTTATGGTGGGTAAGACCACAACTGTTCTGGAAATGGAGCATGCCGTTTGCGATTTCATTACGCTCTGCGAAAATCCCTGGCCCTGCG AAACACAGGAGCCATATGCGATAGCTGTGCTGCTTCAATATGACTTAGTATTAATAGACTTATTAACGCCCGGTTTTCCATGTTTTGAATCGCCTTATCCAATGGACTTACACGAATCACCTGTTACATGTTGCACATATTTAACCGATTGCCCATCGGATTTGGTTCCTGCTTTCTATTCT GTTGGTCGCACAACGACAAGTAAAAAAACGGGCTTCTCGGAGCGTGAATGGCCCATATCTGGCGGGGAATGGTCACCTGCCTCCTGCAGTTATTCGGAGATTGTTATCACAGGACATCAGGACGGCAGTCTCAAGTTTTGGGACTCCGGCGCTGGCACACTCCAG ATTCTGTACAAACTGAAGACAGCCAAGATGTTTGAGAAGCCGCGTCACGTCAGCCACGCGACCGACAGCGATAATCCATTGGCTGtgcatttgatatttttgtgctCGGAGTCACGTCGCCTCTGTGTCGCCGGTGCGATGGGTCAGGTAATGTTGTTCAAATTTCGCAAGGTCGAATCGACATCGGAGGTCCTGGTGCTCGAGATACCAATACTCTATGAGAATTTTGATGACAATTATGGCACCAGTCCCGAATGCGATTTCCTAACCGGACATCAGGTGCAAAAAACCGAATCAAGTGATTCAGATAAG ACGGAGTGCACGCTCAAGGTGCGTTTTGGGGCTCAGCGTAAGCCGCCGGGATTTCAATCCCAATTGGTTTGTTTGACCACGGGGCCGAATCGTCGCACCGTGCAGGTTACCTCGTTGTGCATCAACTCTAGCTATGGCTT AATGGCTTATGGTACCGAATATGGACTTGTCATAATTGATATAATCCAAAAAATTTGCCTATTGAGTGTTGCATGTCCCGATCTGTATGGCGCACACGATCCTTACTCGCGAACACCAAAAAGTCCCAAACGCATTGAGAGCAAAGAGGAGCAAAGTCGTTCGCCCAGTTCCGATCAG ATCAACGGCagtgcgactgcgactgcgacttcagcagcgcagcagcagcaacagcagcttcagctacaacagcagcagcaacaacaacagctacagctacagcagctacaacaacagcagcagcaacaacaacaacaacagcagcagcttcagcagcagcagcagagcttTGGCGATGCTCAGTccgcagcagcgacagcagcagcagcggcgtcgGCGGCGTCGACGTCATcgtcggcagcagcagcggcgtcgtcgtcgtcaggcGTTTATGGTGCGGACGATGCAG ATAAATTGGATGGCACATTCTCGAGATCCAGATCGTCATCAATGTCCAGCATTGATATGTCTTCCTCTGAATCTGTTACCTGTTTAGCTTTTATCGAGAGTTATGCTAAACGCAATG ATATTTTATCGCTCGTTCCTACTTTGTGGATTGGAACTAGTTTCGGTTCAATATTGACATTGTTCATCACAATGCCGGAGCGCGATATGCGCAAATCGCAGCCCGTCTTGGTTACAATTAACg GCGGTCCTGTGGTACGACTCAAAGGCTCCATTACTTCCATGTCCTTCTTGGACTCTTACGGCTCGATCATACCCTACACGTTTGAGCCTTGGCGCGATGAGAACAGGGACAAGAAAGATC GCACTCCCACTAAGAGCAGCAGCCGCACCAGTCCCACATTTACACCAACAACTGCCAATACAATATCAAACACTTCAGTTGCTGGCGGTGCGGGGGCAGCTGGCGGTGGAGCAGCGGGATCAGCGGGGGCTGGTGGCGGAGGCGCCTCTGGCGGCAGCGGAAGCGCACCTGGAGGCGCAACTGGAGCTGCAGCTGGAAGCggcggaggcggcggcggaggCAGCAGCGCAGGTGGCATCAGCGGtggcatcagcagcagcagcgccagcagcagcggcatcaGCGGCAGCGTTAGCACCGGCCTGGAAACACTCACCGATCGACAATATATCGTTATAGCCagcgaaaagcaaacaaaagtcTTCGATGTGGCAAATCAATGCTGCATCAATCGCATACAATTATCGGAAATGGATTTTGCAGTCAAGGCAGAAACTATCACGATGAAAG ATGGCTCTTGCTTAGCAACCTATCTTTCGAATGGCCATCTAATGGTACATAGTCTTCCTAGTCTAAAACTGTTATTGGATACTGATTTCTTACCGCTTATGGACTTAAG ttTTCAAACCAAATGTAAACAGGGAATTGTCGATCCAATGCTTTCGATATGGGGTCAACAGATCATTGTTCATGAAGATACAACTCA aatatcaaaaatattttgctttagtCATAAAGGTCATGGATTGTACATGGCATCGCCCACCgaaattcaaaaattcacGATATCATCGGAATTTTG TCAATTTATTTTGGAGATGATGGGTGAGTTATATACGGTACACGAAATGCCCGAACAGCCGAAGGAGGGTTTCTTTAAGGGTCTATTTGGCGGTGGCGCCAAGCTTTTGGATCGCGAGGAGTTAT TTGGTGAACAGAGCGGGAAAGCAAATCGTTCCGTTGCACGGCATATACCCGGCCCCAATTTGGAGCAGTTGGGTCAACGTGCTTCCACAGCGGCGTCGGAAATTAGCCGGGCGCATCAGTTGGCCATGGAGCGTGGCGAGAAGCTCAATTTGTTGGAGGAGCGCGCGGAGCGTATGGCCAATACAGCTCAAGATTTCAGCGGTACAGCGCATCAATTAATGCTTAAATATAAAGACAAAAAGTGGTATCAGTTGTAA